In Aspergillus nidulans FGSC A4 chromosome II, the genomic stretch CTGTCACCGGGTGCGGCGGGGGTTGGAGGTGAGTAGCCCGCCATCTCCAGGGCTTCGTACGTGGTCATGAGGAGCATGCGCTGCACGGGATCCATCTGCATCGCCTCGCGAGGagagatgttgaagagtcGGTGGTCAAAGTCGCCGGGGTTCTTCAGGAAGCAACCATAGCGCGCCAGGAGCGCGTTGTGCTTTGCGCGAGTAGGGTCATAGAAGTCATCGACATTGAACCGGCTCTCGGGGATGACCTGATGGGTTGTAGTTGCCGTCTCCAGCAGCCGCCAGAACTCGTCAAGAGTGTCGCTGTTAGGGAAGCGTCCGGACATGCCAACGACGGCAATGGCGTCGGCTGGGATGCTGTCGAGGTCGTTTCCATACGGCCTCGGCGTAGGACTAAGCTGCCCAAGCTCCACCGCGAGGCCATTCTTCTCCAGGAGACTCTGGATTCCCGACGTCTCAGTTGAGGCGCCGATGGCAGTGAGGACGATGTCTGTGATATTGGCCCTATGCAGGTCATGAATAAGGGCAGTGACGGCCTGATGAACGTCGATGGGCTTGTTAGCGACTTCCTCCACAGCAAGCTTCCAAAGCTCTGTGGCCTGTTGTGACGAAGAAGCCGCAATCATAGTCGCGCTGATAGGGGGCAGATGAGCCCCATGCAGCGGCACCTGGGCCAGTGCTGAGGCAGGGCTGGTGATCGTTGCATGGGCGAGTTCCGGTCTCTTCGCCAGGGCGTCCAAGGTGGACGGTGGTCCAAAGACGACCGTGCTTTCTGTCATGACCTCCCCGATATATGCTTGGTTTATCGGTCTGAGTGAGGCGTTGATCCTATCCAGTGCCTGTTCCAGGTCTGCAATGGTGGTGGCGCTGGAGATCACTTGCGCCCATGGGCCATTCGAGTCTTCGATGTCTTTTCCCCTCCGCTGGAGTTCTACCCCCAGACGAAAGGCCACCGAGACAGCCTCCAGGCCCAAGTTGACTATCCCATCCGCTGACGTGGCGGCTGCAGCTACACCAGCGGCCACCAGCCCGGCGCCGAATCCCATGGGAATTGCCCTTGCCCCTGCATGTCCGGATAAGATCGCTGGATCATCTTCGGCGAGGCTATTGGAATACTAACGTCAGAAAGAGACTTCAGGAATTTCCGGGTCAAGAAGACGTACACAAGCAGCTGGCCGATCTGGACGGTGGTCAGAAGTACCAGGTCAGCGACAATGCTACCCCGGGTCTGGGTGGTCTGCCGCTCAGCGAGCTCCACTAAGTCCTCAAAGGAACCGATATCGGCACGCTCGAGTCCATCAAGAGATGCTGTCCAGTGCTGTACGACGTTTGATGCCGCAGCCAAAAGGCTCTGGAGTCTGCGGCGTGACTTAGAGCGCACGTTTAAGTCGTGCACGGCATCAAAGGTGACCCGCTCCTgcgggaaaaaaagaacgTGATTTGGAGCCATGGTGACTTAAAGAGAAGATAATTAGATATTGAGATGGGGAAATATGTCTATGATATTATAGCGGCACTGCTGTTCTATTGCCGTGAAGAGTCAAGCTCCGTGATAACTCAAGCTCAACTCCAAAGCAGGTGCAATGGGATGTTTTATATAGCCTCGCCTTGTCAAGTAATCCGCCTCCCAAatcctttttcttctggcTCACTTAATCATGGCTGGAAGCTGAAGCCGGGCAATCCTTCAGCTGCGTTGTAGCCTGCCCCCTTAGGCAAGCCGGGCAAGAGGCATAGCCATGCTCCTCTGGGTACTATTCTTGTCCGTACGAGGGTCCAGAGTGCCAGGGTACGCAGTTTACGAAAGAATGTTTCGGTAGTGGAGTGTACGCGACTCTGGTCCGTGAGTATCTGTTGAGTATACACATCTGATAGAGCCCCAATCTGGCCGTTGATGTCAGCCCAGAAGCGACATCAGCGTTACAACGATAGTACATCGTAAGACCACACTTCTGCAAGCTTATCCTTGGGCAAGTTTCAGTGCGATAcgaaagaacaaaagaaattTTCCGGGTCAGATCATCTTGTGGGCGAATCATCAGCCCTATGACGGCATACGCCTCCGCTGCAGCTTATACTCTGGTCCAGATGTGAATCATCATAGATACTCTGCTCCTACAGTAATTCAGACCGCATTTCATTCATTTGCAGCCTCGATACTCAGCAATGTTTGAAGAGGTACTGCGGTCGAGCCCGCTGATAAGGACTCCAAAGGCCTACTCCCATAAACCTACCGGCCCACCATAACCCTGTCAAATCGTCTCATTCCTAAACATGGCTACTGAGATTGCCGAGATCACCAATCTTCTGAAACGCGAGCGCTACTACCGGGACACTGCTCAGTGGGAGCTGTGCCGGGACGCCTATCATCCCGACGCGAGCATGACCTACATTGACGTTTCCTGGTACGCACAACCAGCCCAGACAACAGCCGGCTGCACGCTGACTACGAACAGGTTCCAGGGAAATATCGACGAGTTTCTGGAACGCTCAGCCAGGGTGCATCAAGGTCGAGTCAACGTGATCCACTCCTCCTTTGATCCGGTCGACGTCCAAGTCCGCGGCCGCCGAGCCACCAGCGCGGCATTTTGTCTCATCACCAGCTCCATCACGCTAGACGGGGTTGAATATGAGCTGGCCTCGTATATGCGGCTTCTCTCCCGATTACAGAAACTTTCAGACGCCGGTCCGTGGCGAATCCTCCGGCTAGAAGCAATCTATGTCCGCGACCGACTGGTATGCTCCTTTCCCGGCCGAGACGCTGCGGCGCCGCTGGTGATACCGGAGAAGGCTTTAGCGTATCCCACGCCCTACCGCTGTATGGCCTTTGTCATGCTACATCGAGGGCTCGAGCCTCGCGTTGACCTTCCAAACGAGGATGATCAAGATAGCGTCCGGCGAGTGGTGGAGGGCAATGTGGCATTTCTTAGTGGTGCCGAGGATATAGTTGAAGGCACAGTAGCATAGGCAGGCGTTGATTATGTCCCATTCGACAGTGCTATCTTTATCTCTCTCCCATTTTCCAAATATAGACTCAATCCCGGGAACCGTACTGCAATAGGCCAATTCCTACTGGTTTATCactgctccttcttcataTGCACCTTAAGCAAGTCCTCCGCGTTGCGGTAGGCCACCATCTCCAACTGCTCTTCGGTCAACAGGCCACTGCcctcgagttccttgaaCCACTCCAGTCCCCGCTCGTTGGATTCGAAGGGGTAGTCAACGCTGTACATGATGCGCTCCACTTTTGTGTTGTGGAGGATGCACTTCAGAGGCGCGAGACTCCAACTCCCAGATGTAGTAATCCAGATATTCTCATCCCAGACCTGCCGGAGCGGTCGGTCTCGAGGGCCCCATCCGCCCCAGCGAGTACTCATGTCACTGGCTCGTTCGAGCATATAGGGAAGCATCTCACCCATGTGGCCCACGATGATCTTCAGCCTTGGGAAGCGATCAAACACCCCCGCAGCGAACAGCTTCAGCACGTGGAGGCCAACATCGGGATGCCAACCCCAGCCCGGGCCGCCCAGGCTGATGCCGACGGGGACTGGGTAGGAGCCCATGAAGTTCTCGGCCATGCGGGCCGAGGGCCAGGTAGGGTGCAGGTAGATGGGCACATCGAGCTCGCACGCCTTGGCCCAGAGAACATCGTAGTCGTGACCGTCGAAATGCTTTCCGTCCGCATGGTTGTCAATCAACGCACCGACGAACCCTAGTTCAGAAACAGACCGGTCTAGCTCCGCCGCCGACGCAGTTGGGTCTGCAACGGGCAGGACTGCGAAGGCAGCGAAGCGCTGGGGATCGCTGATCTGGGCAATCTCGGCCGCAAGCTCATCGTTGCCTGCTCTGCAGGCTTCGGCACTGGGTCCACCTATCGATCTATGCAGTCAGCTCGCGTGGCTTTTGTGCTATTCTGGGTTACATTAGGTCTTACTGACCCGGAGTAAAAGCATGGGAGACCACCTGCAGCGAGATGTTCCCACGGTTCATTGCCTCGAGTCGCCCATCTCCGAGGCTTCGCAGCTGGTCGGCGAGACCAGGCACGCCTTGCAGGGTTCGCTGGAAGGTCTCGCCAATCGAGTTGAAGATGGCGGTCGAGTAGTAGTGTTCTTCGAGGGCGAGGAGTGGCGGAGTCATTCTTGCCAGTAGAATGCTAAGTTGATCTGgattttctctttgttgGGACACCTTAAGGCAGACCGGCCATTCATACTCTCCCTATATATTTTCCCCATAGAGGCTCCAGTCTAAATGCTGACGTGGATCGATAAAAATATTCCCGTATACGCCGGGTATTAGGGcacagcagctggagcagccAGGGACCGCCCCAATACGAGGCACAAGGTCGTCTGAGACATCATCCGCCCCTTTGTTTCTTGACGCATAGTTCGTGTTTGAACGGTGGTCTGATTGCCGAGGGAAAGAATTGCAGGGCATATAAAATGGGCTCCGTCTTTTCTTCTGGGTAGCTACGGTTAACCATCAATTACACTAGGGATAACCATGTTGGCCTTCAACCCGCTTGTCACAGCGCTTGCCGCtctcattttcctcttctgtcAAGCAAATGCCAATCCGCCGCTTATGCAGAGGCTCGTCCATGAGTACCAATGGAAG encodes the following:
- a CDS encoding protein orsB (transcript_id=CADANIAT00003929); amino-acid sequence: MTPPLLALEEHYYSTAIFNSIGETFQRTLQGVPGLADQLRSLGDGRLEAMNRGNISLQVVSHAFTPGGPSAEACRAGNDELAAEIAQISDPQRFAAFAVLPVADPTASAAELDRSVSELGFVGALIDNHADGKHFDGHDYDVLWAKACELDVPIYLHPTWPSARMAENFMGSYPVPVGISLGGPGWGWHPDVGLHVLKLFAAGVFDRFPRLKIIVGHMGEMLPYMLERASDMSTRWGGWGPRDRPLRQVWDENIWITTSGSWSLAPLKCILHNTKVERIMYSVDYPFESNERGLEWFKELEGSGLLTEEQLEMVAYRNAEDLLKVHMKKEQ